One Papio anubis isolate 15944 chromosome 9, Panubis1.0, whole genome shotgun sequence genomic window carries:
- the TROAP gene encoding tastin — MLGSLSPSAFPLPVPSYLSFSFLAEAPGTIEFVADPAALATILSGEGVKSCHLGRQPSLAKRVLVRGSQGGTTQRGQGVRASAYLAPRTPTHRLDPARASCFSRLEGPGPRGQTLCPQRRQALLSPSGPSFHPSTRPSFQELRRETAGSSRTSVSQASGLLLETPVQPAFSLPKGEHEAVTRSDEGSVASLGLAQRVPLRENREMTHTRDSRDSHLMPSPAPVAQPLPGHVVPCPSPFGRAQRVPSPGPPTVTSYSVWRRLTIQPKTRFTPMPSIPRVQQARWLSGVSPQSCSEDPALPWEQVAVRLFDQESCIRSLEGSGKPPVATPSGPHSNRTPNLQEVKIQRIGILQQLLRQEIEGLVGGQCAPLNGGSSLDMVELQPLLTEISRNLNATEHNSGTSHLPGLLKCSGLPKPCLPEECGEPQPCPPAEPGPPEAVCRSEPGTPEPCPPAEPRPPESCCRSKPEIPEPSRQEQLEVPEPCPPAEPRPPESCCRSEPEIPEPSQQEQLEVPEPCPPAEPSPLQPSTQGQSGPPEPYPRVELGASEPCTLEHRSPESSLPPCCSQWAPATTSLIFSSQHPLCASPPICSLQSLRTPAGQAGLSSLAPRTLALRERLKSCLTAIHCFHEARLDDECAFYTSRAPPSGPTRVCTNPVATLLEWQDALCFIPVGSAPRGSPS, encoded by the exons ATGCTAGGGTCCCTATCCCCCTCAGCTTTCCCCCTTCCTGTTCCTTCttacctttccttctctttccttgcaGAGGCTCCAGGGACCATAGAGTTTGTGGCTGACCCTGCAGCCCTGGCCACCATCCTGTCAGGTGAGGGTGTGAAGAGCTGTCACCTGGGGCGCCAGCCTAGTCTTGCTAAGAGAGTACTGGTTCGAGGAAGTCAGGGAGGCACCACCCAGAGGGGCCAG GGTGTTCGGGCCTCTGCATATTTGGCCCCCAGAACTCCCACTCACCGACTGGACCCTGCCAGGGCTTCCTGCTTCTCAAGGCTGGAGGGACCAGGACCTCGAGGCCAGACTTTGTGCCCCCAGAGGCGACAGGCTCTG CTTTCACCTTCAGGACCTTCCTTTCACCCTTCCACTCGCCCCAGTTTCCAGGAGCTAAGAAGGGAGACAGCTGGCAGCAGCCG GACTTCAGTGAGCCAGGCCTCAGGATTGCTCCTGGAGACCCCAGTCCAGCCTG CTTTCTCTCTCCCTAAAGGAGAACATGAGGCTGTCACTCGCTCAGATGAAGGAAGTGTGGCCTCTCTTGGTCTGGCCCAGCGAGTACCATTAAGAGAAAACCGAGAAATGACACATACCAGG GACAGCCGTGACTCCCACCTGATGCCCTCCCCTGCCCCTGTGGCCCAGCCCTTGCCTGGCCATGTGGTGCCATGTCCATCACCTTTTGGACGGGCTCAGCGTGTACCCTCCCCAGGCCCTCCAACTGTG ACCTCATATTCAGTGTGGCGGCGTCTCACCATTCAACCTAAAACCCGATTCACGCCCATGCCATCAATCCCCAGAGTTCAGCAG GCCCGGTGGCTGAGTGGTGTTTCCCCTCAGTCCTGCTCTGAAgatcctgccctgccctgg GAGCAGGTTGCCGTCCGGTTGTTTGACCAGGAGAGTTGTATAAGGTCACTGGAGGGGTCTGGGAAACCACCTGTGGCCACTCCTTCTGGACCCCACTCTAACAGAACCCCCAACCTCCAGGAGGTGAAGATTCAA CGCATCGGTATCCTGCAGCAGCTGTTGAGACAGGAGATAGAGGGGCTGGTAGGGGGCCAGTGTGCCCCCCTTAATGGAGGCTCTTCTCTGGATATGGTTGAACTTCAGCCCCTGCTGACTGAGATTTCTAGAAATCTGAATGCCACAGAGCATAACTCTGGGACTTCCCACCTTCCTGGATTGTTAAAATGCTCAGGGCTGCCAAAGCCCTGCCTTCCAGAGGAGTGCGGGGAACCACAGCCCTGCCCTCCAGCGGAGCCTGGGCCGCCAGAGGCCGTCTGTAGGAGTGAGCCTGGGACACCAGAGCCCTGCCCTCCAGCAGAACCCAGGCCCCCAGAGTCCTGCTGTAGGAGTAAGCCTGAGATACCGGAGCCCTCCCGCCAGGAACAGCTTGAGGTACCAGAGCCCTGCCCTCCAGCAGAACCCAGGCCCCCAGAGTCTTGCTGTAGGAGTGAGCCTGAGATACCAGAGCCCTCTCAGCAGGAACAGCTTGAGGTACCAGAGCCCTGCCCTCCAGCAGAACCCAGTCCCCTTCAGCCCAGCACCCAGGGGCAGTCTGGACCCCCAGAGCCCTACCCTAGGGTAGAGCTGGGGGCATCAGAGCCCTGCACCCTGGAACATAGAAGTCCAGAGTCCAGCCTACCACCCTGCTGCAGTCAGTGGGCTCCAGCAACCACCAGCCTGATCTTCTCTTCCCAACACCCGCTTTGTGCCAGCCCCCCTATCTGCTCACTCCAGTCTCTGAGAACCCCGGCAGGCCAGGCAG GCCTCAGCAGTCTGGCCCCTCGAACCCTAGCCCTGAGGGAGCGCCTCAAATCGTGTTTAACCGCCATCCACTGCTTCCATGAGGCTCGTCTGGACGATGAGTGTGCCTTTTACACCAGCCGAGCCCCTCCCTCAGGCCCCACCCGGGTCTGCACCAACCCTGTGGCTACATTACTCGAATGGCAGGATGCCCTG TGTTTCATTCCAGTTGGCTCTGCCCCCCGGGGCTCTCCATCATGA
- the C1QL4 gene encoding complement C1q-like protein 4 — protein MVLLLLVAIPLLVHSSRGPAHYEMLGRCRMVCDPHGPRGPGPDGAPASVSPFPPGAKGEVGRRGKAGLRGPPGPPGPRGPPGEPGRPGPPGPPGPGPGGVAPAAGYVPRIAFYAGLRRPHEGYEVLRFDDVVTNVGNAYEAASGKFTCPMPGVYFFAYHVLMRGGDGTSMWADLMKNGQVRASAIAQDADQNYDYASNSVILHLDVGDEVFIKLDGGKVHGGNTNKYSTFSGFIIYPD, from the exons atggtgctgctgctgctggtggccaTCCCGCTGCTGGTGCACAGCTCCCGCGGGCCAGCGCACTACGAGATGCTGGGTCGCTGCCGCATGGTGTGCGACCCACATGGGCCCAGAGGCCCGGGCCCCGACGGCGCGCCTGCTTCCGTGTCCCCCTTCCCGCCGGGCGCCAAGGGAGAGGTGGGCCGGCGCGGGAAAGCAGGCCTGCGGGGGCCCCCGGGACCACCAGGTCCAAGAGGGCCCCCTGGAGAACCCGGCAGGCCAGGCCCCCCGGGCCCTCCCGGCCCAGGTCCGGGCGGGGTGGCGCCTGCTGCAGGCTACGTGCCTCGCATTGCTTTCTACGCGGGCCTGCGGCGGCCCCACGAGGGTTACGAGGTGCTGCGCTTCGACGACGTGGTGACCAACGTGGGCAACGCCTATGAGGCAGCCAGCGGCAAGTTTACTTGCCCCATGCCAGGCGTCTACTTCTTCGCTTACCACGTGCTCATGCGCGGCGGCGACGGCACCAGCATGTGGGCTGACCTCATGAAGAACGGACAG GTCCGGGCCAGCGCCATTGCTCAGGACGCGGACCAGAACTACGACTACGCCAGCAACAGCGTCATTCTGCACCTGGACGTGGGCGACGAGGTCTTCATCAAGCTGGACGGCGGGAAGGTGCACGGCGGCAACACCAACAAGTACAGCACCTTCTCCGGCTTCATCATCTACCCCGACTGA